Below is a genomic region from Polyangiaceae bacterium.
GGGTAACTTGATGGCTCGAGCGTTGTCGGAACACGGAGGGCGTGTCGCCGCTCTTAACGCTGACCCCTCTGCGACGCACGGCGATCGCCCGGGACGTATCATCTGATTCGGCCCCCGCCGCTCGGTGACGTGAAACATCCGCTCGCGCACTTGACGGGAATCCTTCCGGTTGCGGCAAAGCCGAGGAGACGTTGCCTTCGTTTGCGAGGCGGGTGCATGCGGACGAGGCGCTTCGCGATGGGCGTCCGCGGTTGGTCACGCTTTCTCCCGAGGCGTTTGCGGCGCGTGTGCAGGCGCTCGTCGATCGAGAAATGGAGCAGGCGGTGACGAGACTGTTCTGAAGCTCGAGGATCTGGGCGAGATGACGGGGATGGACTTGGATGCGTTCAAAGGCGCGGTTGCTCGGCACTGAGCGGGCGGCTGAAGCAGGGCACCGAAGGACATGCCGGATTCAGTGGCGCTGGTGCAGGCATCGACGATTCAGGACGAGTGCAACGCGTGGTCGGTCGTGTGTCGATCAGACAGGCCGCTGCGATTCGTAGGGCCCGCAACAACTCTATCGTGCGCAAGCTCGTGCTGCACGCGCCGTAGCAGCTCGTGCGATTTCCGGAATCACGTCGGCCTGCCGAAGTGAGATGTTCACGCGCAGATGATGCGCACATCGAAGGCCATCAACGCTTACGCGCTCGTAAAGCGCCCTGCTCGATTCGCCGCGTCTCGTTCATTGAGCAGCGTTGGCGATGATTGTCGCGGGCAGCCCGCTCGTAGGATGCAGCCATGCGTGGGAGGACTATGATCCCAGGCTTGCAGGCAGCGGCGGCGCAGAACCGACGACGACGGGCGGCACGGGCGGGATGGGCGCGAGCACCGGGGGCGCTGGTGGAATGGGCGCTGGCGCAGGAGGCATGGGCGGTGAAGGCGCCGGAGGCTCGGGCGGAGGTGTTGTCGATTGCGGCGGGACGAGCGCGCTTGCAGCCGATTTTCTCAGGCAATAACCTCGGTGGGCTCTGGGATGCTGGCGACTAAGGCGGCGCGACCGCCTCGAAACGGGCGGCGAGTTCGTTGTCAGCCTGCCCATGGCGAGCGCTGGCGAATCCGGTGGATACCTCAAATCCACGCATTATTACGATTTGCGAGGTGACTTCGTCTCGGTGGAAGTCACGAGCGCGGCCGATCCGTCGAGCTCAGCGTGGGCGTATTTGGTCGTCACCATGGACGAAAACAATTACGTCGAAATTTACCAGGAGGGGTGGATTCCTGCTTTTGGTCGTGAAGTCGGAAATTCGTACACCGAGCTCGCCAAGTTTCAATACGACCCCGTCGCACCGCTTCTGGCAGTTTCGCGAAAGCGGTGGCGACACGTATTTCGAGACGTCACCCGATGGTCAGAATTGGGCCATTCGAGCGCAGACACCGACGGCAGATCTGTTTCCCGTCGACCTCGTGCAGGTCGCGCTCGGCGGTGGTGCGGCTGCCGGGCAAGCGAGTCCGGGTGAAGTGCGTTTCGATAAATTGAATGGCGGAGGTGCTCCCAAGCAGAAGTATTGTCCCATGAGCTCACTCACCGACGACTTCGCCGATGGAGCCGAGGAGCATGCACTGGGCCCGTTCTTGGGAAGGGCAGGATGGCATGCTTGCCGAGCAGGACGGGCAGTTCGTCATTAACTATGTCCCGAATGCCCAAGCTTATGCGGGTCTGGTTTCGGCCAGCGCATTCGACCTGACTGGCAGCTCCATCGTCATCGAGGTTCCTGTCGTCCCGCCGGAATCGGCGCAAGCGCACATGGGTTTGCAGCTCAATGGTCCTTTCGACAACGACGTCGAAATGGTGGTGGAGCAAGGTAAGCTCAAATTGGCGTTGAAGTTGCCGACACTCATCAAAGCTCGGCTCCGTCCTTTATTCTCCGACGGATCATCGATGGTGGAGGATTCGCGAGGCATCGAATACGCTGTATTGGGAGACGGCGCCGGACGGCAAGACGTGGACCACGCGGATGCAAGTGTCGCCCCCGCCAGTGCCGGTCAATGTATTGGATATCGAGATTCACGGTGGGACATGGGCGGCACAGCCTGCGCTGGGCGATTGCCGTGCGGACAATGTGAATCTCCCGCCGCTTTAGAGCTCGTCAACTGTCCGTAGCCGTCAGCGTCGCAGCATTCACCGGAACGCTTTGATGCGTCGTCCAAGCTTTGGTGAATGGCCGCCATGAAGAGGCGCGGAGCGTCGACGTGTGGCGAATGCCCCTCCATGCGGCTCTTCGAAGACCGTATGCGCGGGCAAGTTTTGCTTGAAAACTCGAGGCAACACGTGGGAATGACGCGATCCGACCTTCCCCAGAGCACGCGAATGGGCATCGAGAGCGACAAAAATCTTCCGGCTTGAAAAAAATGTTCCGGACGAACCGTGCGCAAGATGGAACGAACGGCCGGATTTTTGAAGAGCTGGATGAGGTCGGGGATGATGAGCGGCCCGTACCAAGGCACTTGGTGATGCAGTTTTTCGAGGAACGCGTGCGCGTCGCGGATGTTTTCCACTTGAAACAGGCGCAGGAATTGCTCGCGTTCGTGCGGGTCGTCAACGGGCGCGCCTCCCGGTGAAGCGAGCACCAGGCCGGCGACTCGGTTTGCGGCGTGCTGAGCGTACTTCAGGGCCATCGCGCCGCCGAGCGAGCAGCCGACGACGAGCGCGGGCTCGCGCAGTTCGCGGTCGAGCACGTGCATGATGGATTCGAACAGGCGTTCGGGGTCGAGCGTGCTGCGAGGTGGACTGGACAAACCATGCCCGGGCGCATCGATGGCGAGCACGCGGCGGCTCGTTTTGCGCAGCCGAGAGAGGAACGGGGCGAACGGTGACGCCGATGCGCCGATGCCGTGCAGCAGCACGACGGGTTTGCGCGAGCCTTCGCCGGGTGCGTCGTACACGTGCACGCGGGCGATGGGCGTGTCGATGTGGCGGCTTTCGACGCCTCGGCGAACGAGCACGGCGCGCGTGACGCGTTCGAGGACGGGCATGACGACCATGCTTGCAGAGATACCATGGACATGGGCGGTGCGTCAGACGTGTTGGTGAAGGACGGCGTGGCTCGGGCCGCGCGCCAATGTGATTGAGTCTGCTTGCAATCGGCGTATCGTGCGGACTTCTCGCAGAGCCGCCGATCGCCGCATTCATTTTGGAGTCACGACGCCCATGGCGTTGGAACAGCTCGTAGATCACGCTCAAACGCAGACGCTCGTCGACTTTTTGTCGATGGTCGTGGCCGAGATCTCCTTGGCGAAAGACATTGACGGCCTCGCGCAGGCATTGATCGCCATCGTCGACCGTTTGGTCGATACCGAATATTTGAGTATTTATTTCGTGGACGATCGTACGGGCGACTTGGTTTTGCCTTATGCGCGAAACTTTTCGGAAGAGGAGCGCGCGGCAGCATTGCGCACGGCCAAAGATCGTCACCCGGGACGTGTAATGAGGACGCGGGAAACGCTGCACATTCCGGATGTCGTTGCGGATCAGCAAAAGAATTCGCAAGAGAGCCGCCGGTCATTTCAGGTGAAATCGCGCCTCTGGATGCCAATCGTGTACAATGCAGCGAGCGTGGGGGCCATGGGGCTTGCTGCCATGCGCACGCATGCCTATAGCGACTTGCACGTATCGGTGCTCGGGTTTGCCTGTCAAATTGCTGCGACGACGTATGGGAGCATAACGAACGAAGATCGCCTTTTGCGCAAGGTTGAATTCATCGAGCAGCAAAAGGAAGAGCTGCGGCGGCTTGCTTCGCCGATGATGGAGGTTTGGCATGGCGTACTGGCGCTTCCCCTCATCGGAACGATGGACGCGGAGAGGTTTACGATCGTGGCGGAAAAACTGTTGCCGGCGGTCGTTGAAAAACGGGCCAAAGCCGTCATCGTCGATTTGACGGGTATCCAATCGATGGATGCGGACGCGGTCGCGCATCTCGTGCGCCTTCACGGTGCGATATCGCTGCTCGGATGTCGGTGTATCGTTTCGGGAATTCGGTATGAAATCGCCAAGCAAATGACGGATCTCGGTGGTGATTTCGACGTGGGGGCGACATTTCGCACCTTGTCCCAGGCGCTCGTGTTCACCGCCCGAAACGGTTCGGACGTCCGAGCCCGAGCGCGCGAGAGGTGCTAAGCTTTCCTTTCGAGGTCGAGCAGAGCATGCGTTTTGGTATGTTTTTCACGCTGGTGTCGCTTCTTCTCGTCGCAGCCAGTTTTTACGTGGGGCGAAGGGCAAAGCAGGCGTTTGGGTTTGGTCGCCGTGCCGAGATCGTAGGCATTGCCATCCTGATCGGCAGCATCGTGGCCATGTTGATCGCGCGTAAGCTGCATGTCCGCCCGATCGGGCAAGTCGCCTTCACCATTACGCTCGCCATCCTGCTCACGACTGTTCTCTTGCTGCTCGTGGATCTCGTGAAGCTGGGCATTCGTTTGCCATTGTTATTGACGAAAACCCGTCCCAGCCAAAGCGAAGCGGCAGCCCATTCGAATGAGCTCGCGACGGCGCCGGTACCATTGTCCGCACCGATTGACGAAGACGCTGCAGAAGTCGCGCCTCGTGAGCTGCCAAAACAGGAGGTGCTGGCGAGCGATCCTTTGGCGAGCACGCGGCGGGTTTTTCTCGGCCAAGCCGTGACGGGATCGGCCATGGTCTTGGGGTCGGGCAGCTCGGTGTATGGGGCACTTTTTGGCCGGCTGGATTATACGGTCGAGGAGGTGCCGATTCGTATTCCAGGAATGTCTCGAAAGCTCGATGGATACACGATCGTGCAGCTATCGGACATTCATTTTGGAGTTTACGTGGGCGAAGCCGAAATGCGTGCCGCCGAGGATCTCGTGCGGAAAGCGCGCCCCGATAAAATCGTTCTCACGGGTGATCTCGTGGACAACAATGCGCGATATGCCGAAATGCTCGGGCGCCTCGTGAGAAGGTTGTCGCCGCTTTCTCGTGACGGGGTCGTGGTGATTCCTGGAAATCACGATTGGTCTTCGGGTATCGACGCGACGATGGGTGCAGCGCAGGAGGGCGGGGCGCGCGTATTGCGTAATGATGGGCTCGTGATTGGCAGCGACAAGGACGGCATTGCGCTGCTCGGCGTGGAAGACGTGTGGGCTCGCAGGCGCAACCCGAATGCAAGGCCCGACCTCGACATGGCCATTTCGCGCGTCCCGGTAGATTTGCCGCGTGTGCTCTTGTGTCACAATCCGGTGTTTTTCCCCGAGGCGGCGGGTAAAGTCGCGCTGCAATTGAGTGGTCACACGCACGGTGGTCAAATCGGTTTGGGGCCGCTGCGCCCGATAGATCTCGTTTTGCCGTATGGATACGTGGCGGGTCGTTACGAACGAGACGGCTCGCAATTGTACGTCAATCGAGGGTTTGGCACGGCCGGTCCGCCCGCTCGATTGGGATCGCCCCCGGAAGTGACGCGTATCGTGTTGGTCGCGGGGTGAGCGTCAAGGCACGACCATCACCTTCATCACGCCTGGCGTTCCCGCGTGCGCATCGCGTTCCCGCGTGCGCATCGTCAAAGACGTTGATAACGTACCCTGGGACGTGTAGGGTCCTGCCATGTCCGTCGAGTATTCGCGAAATAGCATTGCGTGGGAGGAATTCGTTCAGGCCGTGGCTCGTGTCGCGGAAGGTGCATTGCCTGTGGCGCTCGATGCGGCGCGCATCTACACGGGGGACCCCATGGGGTGGGCGGCGCTCGCCAAGGACTTCGGGTCGATCATGAAAAAGGTCGGCGACGACCGCACGAAGGCCATGTCCGCACGCACGCTCGACGAAGGGGTGCGAAAGCTCGTGATGACGTCAGACCGTATGAGCCAGATTCTCGAAAAAGGTTTATCGGCGTCCGTCGCGAAGCTCGGCGAGGTTTCGGGCGCGATCGACGCGCTCAGGTCGGATTTCCATTGGGGCCTCGGCGCAGTGGTCTGGCAGCTCGAGGAGCAGAACGAGACGCTGAAGGCGATTCTGAAGACGCTTCAAGCCCCGCTCGATACGCAGGCGAAGGAGCTGCGAGCACGCGCGGAGTTCGCATATCGCCAGCGCTGGTACGACGACGCATTGAAGGACCTGCTCGCGTCGGAAGAGAAGAATCGTTACGACTTCGC
It encodes:
- a CDS encoding metallophosphoesterase yields the protein MRFGMFFTLVSLLLVAASFYVGRRAKQAFGFGRRAEIVGIAILIGSIVAMLIARKLHVRPIGQVAFTITLAILLTTVLLLLVDLVKLGIRLPLLLTKTRPSQSEAAAHSNELATAPVPLSAPIDEDAAEVAPRELPKQEVLASDPLASTRRVFLGQAVTGSAMVLGSGSSVYGALFGRLDYTVEEVPIRIPGMSRKLDGYTIVQLSDIHFGVYVGEAEMRAAEDLVRKARPDKIVLTGDLVDNNARYAEMLGRLVRRLSPLSRDGVVVIPGNHDWSSGIDATMGAAQEGGARVLRNDGLVIGSDKDGIALLGVEDVWARRRNPNARPDLDMAISRVPVDLPRVLLCHNPVFFPEAAGKVALQLSGHTHGGQIGLGPLRPIDLVLPYGYVAGRYERDGSQLYVNRGFGTAGPPARLGSPPEVTRIVLVAG
- a CDS encoding GAF domain-containing protein; this translates as MALEQLVDHAQTQTLVDFLSMVVAEISLAKDIDGLAQALIAIVDRLVDTEYLSIYFVDDRTGDLVLPYARNFSEEERAAALRTAKDRHPGRVMRTRETLHIPDVVADQQKNSQESRRSFQVKSRLWMPIVYNAASVGAMGLAAMRTHAYSDLHVSVLGFACQIAATTYGSITNEDRLLRKVEFIEQQKEELRRLASPMMEVWHGVLALPLIGTMDAERFTIVAEKLLPAVVEKRAKAVIVDLTGIQSMDADAVAHLVRLHGAISLLGCRCIVSGIRYEIAKQMTDLGGDFDVGATFRTLSQALVFTARNGSDVRARARERC
- a CDS encoding alpha/beta fold hydrolase produces the protein MPVLERVTRAVLVRRGVESRHIDTPIARVHVYDAPGEGSRKPVVLLHGIGASASPFAPFLSRLRKTSRRVLAIDAPGHGLSSPPRSTLDPERLFESIMHVLDRELREPALVVGCSLGGAMALKYAQHAANRVAGLVLASPGGAPVDDPHEREQFLRLFQVENIRDAHAFLEKLHHQVPWYGPLIIPDLIQLFKNPAVRSILRTVRPEHFFQAGRFLSLSMPIRVLWGRSDRVIPTCCLEFSSKTCPRIRSSKSRMEGHSPHVDAPRLFMAAIHQSLDDASKRSGECCDADGYGQLTSSKAAGDSHCPHGNRPAQAVPPMSHRESRYPIH